One window of the Trypanosoma brucei gambiense DAL972 chromosome 5, complete sequence genome contains the following:
- a CDS encoding UDP-Gal or UDP-GlcNAc-dependent glycosyltransferase, putative yields MFARVKRVRQKRSMFLTVITLIIGIVVLRKLIHYSVQKHQEMSDEYADRRARYDPSPHVDTPFQYISPEVLETWKSRDYLVALGVLSPDISVRRRRRFLQRMTCWTFPDVATKRNNFTGAMIPLYVLARHPVHNFKYSDILKEEARHWEDIITLPIDEGRVSTNKKMGDGTFWGPETEVGMSRKTFMWLDLALNLFGTATFISKADDDMYLRVPQQLANIRVLPTHKLYYGYSMPNRYPYQFRYADGSVFTISRDIAEKVVGYRPLRRLANQSYDRAYLKHYLLLFMDHEDMMVGHTIFRVAKDVTYATVRRCHFHNIYGRFDVSPLTFNSIMLHNIKESEYADLMRHFSNIKPTPTRYVKTSEGIFFECEFHSGRALHLGGRW; encoded by the coding sequence ATGTTTGCTAGGGTTAAAAGGGTAAGGCAAAAGCGTTCTATGTTCCTTACTGTAATAACCTTGATTATTGGTATCGTAGTGCTGCGGAAACTTATCCACTACAGCGTACAAAAACACCAAGAAATGAGTGATGAATATGCGGATAGAAGGGCCCGGTACGATCCGAGTCCGCATGTTGACACACCCTTTCAGTACATTTCGCCTGAAGTGTTGGAAACATGGAAGTCGCGGGACTATCTTGTGGCATTGGGGGTTTTGTCTCCGGATATTAGCGTGAGGCGGAGACGCCGCTTCCTTCAACGCATGACATGTTGGACGTTCCCCGATGTGGCTACAAAGAGGAATAACTTCACTGGGGCCATGATACCATTATATGTTCTCGCGCGGCATCCGGTTCATAACTTCAAGTACTCAGATATATTAAAGGAGGAGGCTCGTCATTGGGAGGACATTATCACACTTCCCATTGATGAGGGTCGCGTTTcaacaaataagaaaatggGAGATGGCACCTTTTGGGGACCCGAGACGGAGGTTGGTATGAGCCGAAAAACATTCATGTGGTTGGATTTGGCACTGAACCTTTTCGGTACTGCAACTTTCATTAGTAAAGCTGATGACGACATGTACCTTCGCGTACCACAGCAACTTGCCAATATACGCGTCTTGCCCACCCATAAATTGTACTATGGCTACAGTATGCCGAACCGCTATCCATACCAGTTCCGCTATGCTGATGGATCGGTCTTCACCATTTCCAGAGACATCGCTGAAAAAGTTGTGGGTTACAGACCCCTGCGCCGTCTCGCTAATCAATCATATGATCGCGCGTACCTTAAACATTatcttttgcttttcatgGACCATGAGGATATGATGGTGGGGCACACAATATTCCGCGTTGCAAAGGACGTTACTTACGCGACCGTTAGGCGATGTCATTTTCATAATATTTACGGAAGGTTTGATGTTTCCCCGCTGACGTTCAACTCAATCATGCTGCACAATATAAAGGAAAGTGAATACGCCGACCTGATGAGGCATTTCAGTAATATTAAACCAACTCCCACAAGGTACGTCAAAACTAGTGAAGGAATTTTCTTCGAATGCGAATTCCACAGCGGCAGAGCTCTGCATTTGGGTGGAAGGTGGTGA
- a CDS encoding otubain cysteine peptidase, Clan CA, family C65,putative: MSEHATTDLEGRYAQLATIQSEIDAAPLLSPTVEKLGDGCNLMIEFSDNPPMLVKVVSLWRNEETKYKGIRYARRDGNCFYRSVVFGMHESLLNNKERAGAHLERITDLSRQVVADYGNFAEDFCHPAVEMAKKIESGECSTVEQLYELSTNGEAEYALYFYRYAVSHHIRTHENDFLPFVVGMGHETVSEFCSAEVDAVASEADNVQVVAFAQCFDVRVIVEYVDGREGDCTTRHTFQQKDSHDANEYTTIEVTLLYRPGHYDLLYK, encoded by the coding sequence ATGTCAGAGCATGCAACGACCGATTTAGAAGGCAGATATGCCCAGTTGGCCACAATTCAGAGCGAAATCGACGCAGCACCACTACTTTCCCCTACTGTCGAGAAACTCGGAGACGGCTGTAACTTAATGATTGAATTTTCTGACAACCCGCCGATGCTCGTCAAAGTTGTTTCCCTCTGGAGGAACGAAGAAACCAAATACAAGGGTATACGCTATGCACGCCGCGATGGGAACTGTTTCTACCGTTCAGTGGTGTTTGGCATGCATGAGTCGCTACTGAACAATAAGGAGCGTGCCGGTGCCCACCTTGAGCGGATTACGGACCTCAGTAGGCAAGTTGTGGCCGATTACGGCAACTTTGCCGAAGATTTCTGCCATCCCGCCGTGGAAATGGCTAAGAAAATAGAGTCGGGTGAGTGCTCAACGGTGGAGCAGCTGTATGAACTGTCCACTAATGGAGAAGCGGAGTACGCACTCTACTTCTACCGATATGCTGTGTCACATCATATTCGTACACATGAAAATGACTTTCTGCCGTTTGTAGTTGGAATGGGCCACGAAACGGTGTCGGAGTTCTGCTCAGCGGAAGTTGATGCGGTCGCGAGTGAGGCAGATAATGTGCAGGTGGTGGCCTTCGCACAATGCTTCGACGTGCGCGTTATTGTGGAGTATGTGGATGGCAGAGAAGGCGACTGCACTACACGGCATACATTTCAGCAAAAGGACTCACACGACGCTAACGAGTACACCACTATCGAGGTAACGCTACTCTATCGACCGGGTCATTACGACCTTCTTTACAAGTAG
- a CDS encoding zinc-finger protein ZPR1, putative: MAETPKEIPPDEAPLRAAMGEVQEDVAHNTEGDEESTANCIRTELGEMNEIESRCPRCGGNGTTRLMITNIPHFKEVIVSSFECPHCGERNNEVTFGGEFGPKSVRYELEVKSKKDLDRQVVKSEYATIRIPELDLEIPRESQRGVLNTVEGFLEQNGVWFTASATTSSNTASRIVEKLETFCEKVRQYRTGDVPFTFIIDDPAGNSYVEAYYDYYHPTIDPQLTRYEKERTNIDRQLLGLTIEYNTQRTDAEQREVQEGQFDDVVRMETECSACKKPGFINIQQVNIPYFKETVIMAFRCDFCGYKSNEVKSGGAVAEKGLKITLEVKSESDLKRDVLKSDSTTLLIPEVALELAPGTLGGFFSTVEGTLMMVRDQLKSLPQAQFAKGDAAATDPEAKTLTTFVKELEHLLELKRPFTFILDDPLANVYIQNPREHLPPPENEDPQLTKTYYTRTFEQDEELGFHQMNVN, from the exons ATGGCTGAAACACCAAAGGAGATTCCGCCGGATGAAGCACCGCTACGAGCGGCGATGGGGGAGGTTCAGGAAGATGTCGCGCATAACACGGAGGGCGATGAGGAGAGTACCGCAAATTGTATTCGGACGGAACTAGGCGAAATGAATGAAATTGAATCCCGGTGCCCGCGGTGCGGAGGGAACGGGACCACGCGCCTCATGATTACGAACATACCCCACTTTAAAGAGGTGATCGTCAGCAGTTTTGAATGTCCTCACTGTGGTGAGCGAAATAACGAAGTTACATTTGGAGGTGAGTTTGGACCAAAATCAGTGCGGTACGAACTAGAGGTGAAATCAAAGAAGGATTTGGATCGTCAGGTTGTAAAGTCAGAGTACGCCACAATTCGTATACCTGAGTTGGATCTGGAAATACCTCGGGAGTCGCAACGAGGTGTGCTTAACACTGTCGAGGGGTTTCTGGAGCAAAACGGAGTCTGGTTTACAGCTTCAGCAACCACTTCGTCGAATACAGCATCCCGAATTGTA GAGAAACTTGAGACCTTCTGTGAGAAGGTCCGACAGTATCGCACTGGAGATGTGCCCTTTACATTCATCATTGATGACCCCGCAGGTAACAGTTACGTCGAGGCTTACTATGATTACTACCACCCAACCATTGATCCTCAATTGACACGGTATGAAAAGGAGCGGACGAACATTGACCGTCAACTTCTCGGGTTAACAATTGAATACAATACGCAGAGAACGGATGCGGAGCAGCGTGAGGTGCAGGAGGGGCAATTTGATGACGTAGTACGTATGGAAACAGAGTGCAGTGCGTGCAAAAAACCTGGATTCATAAATATTCAGCAGGTTAACATCCCATATTTCAAGGAGACCGTCATTATGGCGTTCCGTTGTGATTTCTGTGGTTACAAGAGTAACGAAGTGAAATCTGGTGGTGCAGTAGCAGAGAAGGGACTTAAAATAACACTTGAAGTGAAGTCGGAGAGCGATCTGAAGCGTGATGTCCTCAAATCCGACAGCACAACATTGTTGATCCCCGAAGTCGCGCTAGAGTTGGCCCCTGGAACGCTTGGCGGCTTCTTTTCAACAGTTGAGGGAACACTCATGATGGTGCGTGACCAGCTGAAAAGTTTGCCACAGGCGCAATTTGCTAAAGGTGATGCGGCGGCTACCGATCCGGAGGCTAAAACGCTAACTACCTTCGTAAAAGAACTTGAGCATCTGTTGGAGCTGAAGAGGCCTTTCACATTCATTCTCGACGACCCGTTGGCGAACGTTTACATTCAAAACCCTCGTGAGCATCTGCCACCACCGGAGAATGAAGACCCGCAGTTGACAAAAACATATTATACCCGTACTTTCGAACAGGACGAAGAACTTGGCTTCCATCAAATGAATGTCAACTAG
- a CDS encoding mitochondrial DNA polymerase beta-PAK, putative, protein MLLFRPTLLLSAAKRTAASANARRPAKRAVVAAATTSPAATSVPPPVRPAKRPVVPSPTPAPPPPRPSKKPVAQAGAPAPVAPPSPRPVKRPVVATAAPTPPTPRPVKKPPAAPAQTPAPPPPRPSKKPVAQAGAPAPVAPPSPRPVKRPVVATAAPTPPTPRPVKKPPAAPAQTPAPPPSRPSKKPVAQAGAPAPVAPPSSRPVKRPVVAAAAPTPPTPRPVKKPPAAPAASAPPSPKPAKKQAAAAASAPVSPRPVKQPTGTRARSQPKKPATKAKSPPAPPPAALPAPAPAAVPVTPKIKPTDFVPDYRERVLQIFQQLAEINKALDERYKASSYVVAVERLKRNDYIYMNFPPNIMPPGVNDEERKRLVAKVKNTTAMGDKLREKIVEILTTGDLAELHLLQQTPLIRAVRELTQVHGVGPRTAVIFFKKHGLKTVEELRKRVEEQEANEGGKGGSGDKSALKLTEAQRLGLKYYSDITQRIPHAEVRLHEAFLKLRLRKYLGKSYELAICGSYRRRLATSGDIDVLITRKIAADEGATPQGASEETSREKDGSLKVEKQLEPQEVLAAFVSALKEERYIEATLAQGATKFMGVSRLKSYKYNAGTANPRMYPARRLDIRFVEPECFPAALLYFTGSKNFNVVMRAEAIKRNFILNEYGLFRNDATGNEPTSSSETGGRVAGDGADKGAIRGRWSAEAFQKLVRANYYSAKSPAFVGTIEDAVDDEKDGEAAVGKNAKGSSATSRKQKQQQAKELAALWREVEARRVKVKHEREIFAALGMAYVHPEKRDVGTKTEGNVVGADKKRRSK, encoded by the coding sequence ATGCTTTTGTTCCGCCCCACCTTGCTGCTCTCCGCTGCGAAGCGAACAGCGGCTTCCGCGAACGCGCGGCGCCCCGCCAAGAGGGCAGTAGTTGCGGCTGCTACCACGTCACCGGCAGCAACTTCAGTCCCGCCACCCGTGAGGCCGGCAAAGAGACCTGTAGTACCAAGCCCAACACcggcgccaccaccaccaaggcCATCGAAGAAACCCGTGGCGCAGGCTGGAGCACCTGCACCTGTTGCACCACCTTCACCAAGGCCCGTAAAGAGACCAGTTGTAGCTACTGCAGCACCAACACCGCCAACTCCGAGGCCTGTGAAGAAGCCGCCGGCAGCACCTGCACAGACACcggcgccaccaccaccaaggcCGTCGAAGAAACCCGTGGCGCAGGCTGGAGCACCTGCACCTGTTGCACCACCTTCACCAAGGCCCGTAAAGAGACCAGTTGTAGCTACTGCAGCACCAACACCGCCAACTCCGAGGCCTGTGAAGAAGCCGCCGGCAGCACCTGCACAGACACCGGCGCCACCACCATCAAGGCCGTCGAAGAAACCCGTGGCGCAGGCTGGAGCACCTGCACCTGTTGCACCACCTTCATCAAGGCCCGTAAAGAGACCAGTTGTAGCTGCTgcagcaccaacaccaccaactcCGAGGCCTGTGAAGAAGCCGCCGGCAGCACCTGCGGCTTCAGCGCCACCGTCTCCGAAGCCAGCCAAAAAACAAGCGGCGGCTGCAGCAAGTGCCCCGGTGTCTCCGAGGCCAGTGAAGCAGCCAACTGGGACCCGTGCACGATCCCAACCAAAGAAACCGGCAACTAAGGCAAAGTCTCCTCCGGCCCCTCCTCCCGCCGCGTTGCCTGCACCAGCACCCGCAGCCGTACCCGTCACCCCAAAAATCAAACCCACTGACTTTGTCCCCGATTACCGTGAAAGAGTGCTGCAGATATTCCAACAGCTTGCGGAGATCAACAAAGCCTTGGATGAACGGTACAAGGCAAGCTCGTATGTTGTCGCTGTGGAGAGGCTAAAGCGGAATGATTACATCTATATGAACTTTCCACCAAACATCATGCCCCCTGGGGTAAACGACGAGGAGCGCAAACGGCTTGTGGCAAAGGTGAAAAATACGACGGCAATGGGCGACAAACTCAGGGAAAAGATCGTTGAGATCCTTACAACGGGTGATCTCGCCGAGCTCCATTTATTGCAGCAAACACCACTGATTCGTGCTGTAAGAGAACTCACACAGGTGCATGGCGTCGGACCGCGCACGGCTGTGATTTTCTTCAAAAAGCACGGCTTGAAAACTGTCGAAGAACTGAGAAAGCGTGTGGAGGAACAAGAGGCtaatgaaggaggaaaaggaggtagTGGTGACAAGTCTGCACTAAAACTGACTGAGGCTCAGCGATTGGGACTCAAGTACTACAGCGATATTACTCAACGCATTCCACACGCAGAGGTTCGCCTGCACGAGGCTTTTCTTAAGCTGCGGCTGCGGAAGTACCTTGGGAAGAGCTACGAGCTTGCCATATGTGGGAGCTACCGCAGGCGGTTGGCAACGTCAGGAGATATAGATGTGCTTATCACACGCAAGATAGCAGCAGACGAAGGTGCAACACCCCAAGGCGCCAGTGAAGAAACCAGCAGGGAGAAGGACGGATCCCTCAAGGTCGAGAAGCAGTTAGAACCACAGGAGGTTCTTGCAGCTTTTGTTTCCGCCCTGAAGGAGGAACGGTACATTGAAGCGACCCTTGCACAGGGAGCAACGAAATTCATGGGTGTTAGTCGTCTGAAAAGTTACAAATACAACGCCGGTACAGCGAACCCGAGGATGTACCCTGCACGACGGTTGGATATCCGCTTTGTGGAGCCAGAATGTTTTCCCGCGGCGCTTCTGTACTTCACAGGAAGCAAGAACTTTAATGTTGTCATGCGTGCGGAGGCTATCAAGCGCAACTTCATTCTCAATGAGTACGGCCTATTCCGTAACGATGCTACTGGGAATGAACCTACATCGTCCTCCGAAACCGGTGGCAGGGTTGCCGGAGATGGGGCTGACAAAGGTGCCATCCGCGGCCGCTGGAGCGCAGAGGCGTTTCAGAAGTTAGTCCGTGCGAATTATTACTCTGCCAAGTCCCCGGCATTTGTTGGCACAATAGAAGACGCGGTGGACGATGAAAAGGATGGCGAGGCGGCGGTCGGGAAGAACGCAAAGGGCTCAAGCGCAACGTCTCgaaagcagaagcagcagcaggcgaAGGAGCTTGCGGCTCTCTGGCGTGAAGTAGAGGCCCGTCGCGTAAAGGTGAAACACGAACGTGAGATATTTGCAGCCCTGGGGATGGCATATGTTCACCCAGAGAAGCGGGATGTAGGAAcgaaaacagaagggaaCGTGGTTGGAGCAGATAAAAAACGAAGATCAAAATGA
- a CDS encoding mitochondrial DNA polymerase beta translates to MLRRTFFRLSLDNRENIIRIFTEMADLNNALGEKYKVQSYNRAVRSLKTHLDLPLRTVEDLEKFPGIGSKLLKKAEEIIRTGKLDELEKKTKPKLKAIQELTQIHGFGPRAAATLFDREGIFTVEDLIEKADQIQLTEQQRVGVRYFHDINEKIPMHESILHENFLRECALRRLGSDYEIQICGSYRRRHPFSGDIDAILARSLNAPPLDAPVTTTGVLTILVEYLQEQRYLEATMALGPLKYMGMGRLPPRTTGGATKTYKARRVDIRLIETKSVPTALLTFTGSKNFNVIMRQAAISKGYLLNEYGLFKVGTSDEVRVLQERVRARKAAGLSKSQMKQEDPYSSSSVTEEGAEPFVSSISGNSAKMETLGMTKEELEAKRVHVTCEKDVFDVLGMPYAKPENRDP, encoded by the coding sequence ATGCTCAGACGAACCTTCTTCCGTCTGAGTCTTGACAACCGTGAGAACATCATCCGCATTTTCACGGAGATGGCAGATCTCAACAATGCCCTGGGTGAGAAATACAAGGTACAAAGTTATAACCGCGCGGTGCGGAGCCTAAAAACGCACCTTGACTTACCACTGCGCACCGTCGAGGACCTTGAAAAATTCCCTGGAATCGGCAGCAAGCTGCTGAAGAAGGCTGAAGAGATCATCCGAACCGGGAAGCTGGATGAACttgagaaaaaaacgaagccCAAACTGAAGGCAATTCAGGAACTTACGCAGATCCATGGCTTTGGCCCCCGGGCGGCGGCAACACTGTTTGACCGCGAAGGTATCTTTACTGTGGAGGATCTTATTGAAAAGGCAGACCAGATTCAACTGACAGAGCAACAGCGCGTTGGTGTACGTTACTTCCACGACATAAATGAGAAAATCCCGATGCACGAATCCATCCTTCACGAAAACTTCCTCCGGGAGTGTGCGTTGCGGCGACTGGGCTCTGATTATGAGATTCAGATATGCGGTAGCTACCGCCGCCGTCATCCCTTCAGCGGCGATATTGACGCCATACTTGCGCGTTCTCTTAACGCCCCACCATTAGATGCCCCGGTGACAACCACTGGCGTCCTTACCATTCTGGTTGAGTACCTTCAGGAGCAGCGGTACCTCGAGGCGACGATGGCACTCGGACCTCTCAAATACATGGGCATGGGCCGGCTCCCACCGCGCACGACGGGAGgtgcaacaaaaacatataagGCTCGTCGTGTGGATATTCGTCTCATTGAAACGAAGTCTGTTCCTACCGCCCTCCTCACCTTCACGGGGAGCAAAAACTTCAACGTCATTATGCGGCAAGCGGCCATCAGCAAAGGTTACCTGCTGAACGAGTATGGCCTCTTTAAGGTGGGCACGTCGGATGAGGTTCGAGTGCTGCAGGAGCGAGTGCGAGCAAGGAAAGCCGCAGGTTTAAGCAAGTCACAGATGAAGCAGGAGGACCCGTACTCTTCGTCCTCTGTGACTGAAGAGGGTGCAGAGCCTTTTGTCTCGTCTATTAGTGGAAACTCTGCGAAGATGGAAACGCTGGGTATGACAAAGGAGGAACTCGAGGCGAAGCGGGTGCACGTGACGTGTGAGAAAGACGTGTTTGATGTCCTCGGGATGCCTTACGCAAAACCGGAGAATCGGGACCCATAG
- a CDS encoding inositol-1(or 4)-monophosphatase 1, putative, whose protein sequence is MPINNCELDAALQLALRAAHGVACTIDKAIEERDTTLLDIQTRENGEGLITQYDKQCEEEIIAILRLGAPSYDIISEELHSDTVLTDAPTWMVSTINGTSSFIHGLFDCCVSIALVVDKEPVIGVVNAPRLHEVYSAIRGRGAYLNGQRIRVSETRSINQSVVYLHNPCGEGEVVVNTVIEMQKEFTRMPVHALRVHGSVALDMCFIATGRAELFLKVGVDPWDVAAATVIVREAGGVVHDIDNLNILDLTTCTVCCANSSEISNIGVGVAAKHGYKKSVLGC, encoded by the coding sequence ATGCCAATAAATAACTGTGAATTGGACGCTGCTCTGCAGTTAGCCCTCCGGGCTGCTCATGGGGTTGCATGCACTATTGATAAAGCCATAGAAGAGAGGGACACAACACTACTTGACATTCAAACCAGGGAAAATGGGGAGGGTTTGATTACACAATATGATAAGCAGTGCGAGGAAGAAATAATTGCCATCCTTCGCTTAGGCGCACCGAGTTACGATATCATCAGCGAGGAGCTTCACAGCGACACGGTACTGACGGACGCACCGACGTGGATGGTGAGCACCATCAACGGGACTTCTAGCTTTATCCATGGCCTTTTCGACTGCTGCGTCTCTATAGCCCTCGTTGTAGACAAGGAACCTGTCATCGGCGTTGTTAATGCTCCGAGACTGCATGAAGTTTATTCTGCTATTCGGGGTCGTGGTGCATATCTCAATGGTCAACGCATTCGAGTCTCAGAGACGCGTAGCATTAACCAATCTGTTGTGTACCTTCACAACCCTTGCGGAGAAGGAGAGGTTGTGGTGAACACCGTAATTGAGATGCAGAAGGAATTTACGAGGATGCCCGTGCACGCTCTTCGTGTTCATGGTTCTGTCGCGCTTGACATGTGCTTCATTGCCACGGGTCGTGCTGAGCTCTTCCTTAAAGTTGGTGTGGATCCGTGGGATGTTGCCGCCGCCACCGTCATTGTGCGTGAGGCAGGAGGAGTTGTCCACGATATTGACAATTTAAACATCCTGGATCTCACAACGTGCACGGTGTGCTGTGCTAACTCGAGCGAGATCTCTAACATAGGAGTGGGAGTTGCAGCTAAACATGGCTACAAAAAATCGGTGTTAGGATGCTAG